One window of the Tubulanus polymorphus chromosome 11, tnTubPoly1.2, whole genome shotgun sequence genome contains the following:
- the LOC141913155 gene encoding uncharacterized protein LOC141913155, which yields MKIFLLLLLVAAATASQMGYGAYGRGGRQLYSMANANRNGIRGNYGAYGAGGTAGAYGVAGARAGGGTYGRGANQFQAGRRGAYDVASHQSGGAQGNYGNQYNSGYGSGYGRGYGAAGAVGYGGAGGYGGARGYGAGYGAGAAGAAGYAGGAANVNAGRRVMGNYGYLNRGGVIRNSGNSGQTGHYVLGNADIGNYGGSNLYGGRRLNAPIDTTRQQYTEMGGTKKSLFKGNMHRTNGYGSAQGSGAGHASGYGGGYSFIPGIAYGGGHGTGNGGGYGFGYGGWDARTGKGFGGGGGGGWGSGKGQGGGGPMNGLYY from the coding sequence atgaagatttttctgCTTTTGCTGTTAGTAGCAGCCGCTACGGCCAGCCAAATGGGATACGGAGCTTATGGCAGGGGTGGTCGACAACTTTACTCGATGGCTAACGCGAATCGAAATGGAATCAGGGGAAATTACGGAGCATACGGTGCTGGCGGTACGGCTGGGGCATACGGCGTTGCTGGAGCCCGAGCCGGCGGTGGTACGTACGGACGAGGAGCCAACCAGTTCCAGGCAGGGCGTCGCGGAGCTTATGACGTCGCCAGTCATCAGAGCGGAGGTGCTCAAGGAAACTACGGAAATCAGTACAACAGCGGATATGGCAGTGGGTACGGTAGAGGGTACGGTGCCGCTGGAGCAGTAGGATATGGTGGTGCTGGTGGATATGGAGGTGCACGCGGTTACGGTGCTGGTTATGGTGCTGGTGCAGCTGGAGCTGCTGGTTACGCCGGAGGTGCGGCTAATGTAAACGCCGGGCGACGTGTTATGGGTAACTACGGCTATCTGAATCGCGGCGGAGTTATACGTAACTCGGGAAACAGCGGCCAAACTGGCCATTACGTCCTCGGCAATGCTGACATCGGTAATTATGGTGGTTCTAACCTTTACGGAGGTCGCCGTTTGAACGCGCCTATTGATACGACTAGGCAGCAGTACACCGAGATGGGAGGTACCAAAAAGTCCTTGTTTAAAGGCAATATGCACAGAACCAACGGATACGGATCGGCACAGGGATCGGGTGCTGGACATGCTTCTGGTTACGGGGGTGGCTACTCATTCATCCCGGGTATAGCTTACGGAGGCGGTCACGGTACCGGTAATGGAGGCGGCTATGGTTTTGGATACGGAGGATGGGATGCTCGTACTGGAAAAGGTTTCGGAGGAGGCGGCGGAGGTGGATGGGGAAGTGGCAAAGGCCAGGGAGGCGGTGGTCCGATGAATGGCCTTTATTACTAG